The Candidatus Liberimonas magnetica genome includes a window with the following:
- a CDS encoding TonB-dependent receptor, protein MKRTIAVVLGSVFCFANLSFAEEVRSVEELMFMDISVMTASKKAQSLSDAPATVSVITSENIENSSALTIPDLLKMVPGMEVMAFDERDQQVSIRGFNGVLSNKLLVMIDGRSVYWDAYGYVFWPLMQVGLEEIDRIEIIRGPSSSLYGANAYCGLINIITKKPEQIAGTHVSLIAGNRNILIPSVMNAWVGDKVSYKVSGEWNRMNKWQDDSKSAGDISKGNAFVEYKYSENQSLALSAGRSHVIDYRFFLGEDLGSANFTGDLDYMRFDWSYKTLQFRTYYKEENAGSILNIRSNENKSWKGSSLDAEIQHSIDLASKHSILWGVNGRYNRVISGGYVPALSQSLWAVFAEDQFKPSDKLLISVGGRYDMHPLVKETISPRGSIAYNFDNNNTLRLSASKAFRQPSLVQSYIDWTQNGTYSVALIPGVSIPYTSIVRGNSDLKAEGIKSVEIGYLNHGKERFKMSANVFYNQYDEFITVTSLPTYYDANDLFPGSPGGLLTKQLISSYANAGKADGYGSELEFNLLVIKGLSAVLNYSYITIKNTEDDIATALINEKDATRMDVPKHKANIGLNADLGKAVSFAVTANWVDKAIYDISDGSGNEYLADVDPYAVLNMKLNYKLSKNTLISLSASNLFNNSHYEYPRGINLPDESSFAIGRLFYGQVKYSF, encoded by the coding sequence ATGAAAAGAACAATTGCAGTTGTTTTAGGTTCTGTTTTCTGTTTCGCGAACCTGTCCTTTGCAGAAGAGGTGCGTTCAGTCGAAGAGCTTATGTTCATGGACATCTCGGTAATGACCGCTTCCAAGAAAGCTCAGAGCCTCTCAGATGCGCCTGCTACAGTAAGTGTTATTACTTCGGAAAATATAGAGAATTCAAGTGCGCTTACCATACCGGACCTGCTCAAGATGGTTCCCGGTATGGAAGTCATGGCTTTTGATGAAAGGGACCAGCAGGTAAGCATACGCGGGTTTAACGGTGTTTTAAGCAACAAACTGCTGGTTATGATCGACGGCCGTTCGGTTTACTGGGATGCGTACGGTTATGTGTTCTGGCCGCTCATGCAGGTAGGGCTTGAAGAAATAGACAGGATAGAAATCATAAGAGGGCCCAGTTCTTCCCTGTACGGTGCAAATGCCTATTGCGGGCTGATAAATATTATCACGAAAAAACCAGAACAAATAGCCGGCACGCACGTTTCTTTGATAGCGGGCAACAGGAATATCCTTATACCTTCGGTCATGAATGCCTGGGTAGGAGATAAGGTTTCATACAAGGTTTCCGGAGAATGGAACAGGATGAACAAATGGCAGGATGATTCAAAAAGCGCAGGTGATATCTCAAAGGGGAATGCCTTTGTTGAATATAAATATAGTGAAAATCAAAGTCTTGCTCTGTCTGCCGGAAGGTCGCACGTTATAGATTACCGGTTTTTTCTGGGAGAGGATTTGGGTTCAGCCAATTTTACGGGAGATCTTGATTATATGAGGTTTGACTGGAGTTACAAAACTCTTCAATTCAGGACCTATTATAAAGAAGAAAATGCTGGCAGCATATTAAATATCAGATCGAATGAAAATAAGTCATGGAAAGGTTCGTCGCTTGATGCAGAAATCCAGCATTCCATCGATCTTGCAAGCAAACACTCTATTTTATGGGGTGTGAACGGCAGGTATAACCGTGTAATTTCAGGTGGGTATGTCCCCGCCTTGTCCCAGAGCTTATGGGCAGTCTTTGCGGAAGACCAGTTTAAACCTTCGGACAAACTATTGATCTCTGTCGGAGGCAGGTATGATATGCACCCTCTTGTAAAAGAAACTATTTCCCCAAGAGGAAGCATCGCCTATAATTTCGATAATAACAACACCCTAAGATTATCTGCAAGCAAAGCCTTCCGCCAGCCCTCTTTAGTGCAGTCGTACATAGACTGGACACAGAACGGTACTTATTCGGTGGCTCTTATACCTGGTGTGTCTATACCTTACACTTCTATCGTTAGGGGAAACAGCGATCTTAAAGCGGAAGGCATAAAATCTGTGGAAATCGGATATCTTAACCACGGGAAAGAACGCTTTAAAATGAGCGCAAATGTGTTTTATAACCAGTACGACGAATTTATCACGGTGACTTCTCTTCCGACTTACTACGACGCCAACGACCTTTTTCCCGGTTCACCCGGAGGTTTGCTTACAAAACAGCTCATTAGCAGCTATGCAAATGCTGGAAAAGCAGATGGATACGGAAGCGAGCTTGAATTTAACCTGCTTGTTATAAAAGGTTTGTCTGCGGTTTTAAACTATTCCTATATAACCATAAAAAATACGGAAGACGATATAGCAACTGCTTTAATAAACGAAAAAGACGCTACACGCATGGATGTGCCCAAGCACAAAGCCAATATAGGGTTAAATGCAGACCTTGGAAAAGCTGTGTCTTTCGCGGTTACGGCTAACTGGGTTGATAAAGCGATCTATGATATCAGCGACGGTTCAGGCAATGAGTATCTGGCGGATGTTGACCCTTATGCTGTTTTGAATATGAAATTAAACTATAAGTTATCAAAAAATACGCTCATATCTTTGTCTGCATCTAATCTATTTAATAACTCCCACTATGAGTACCCAAGAGGCATAAATCTTCCGGATGAAAGCAGTTTTGCAATAGGGCGCTTGTTCTACGGGCAAGTTAAGTATTCTTTTTAG